The Lewinellaceae bacterium genome has a segment encoding these proteins:
- a CDS encoding TetR/AcrR family transcriptional regulator has product MIKSKKEEIQIAAATLFRDRGYASTSMRDLAEAVNLKASSLYNHISGKEEILKDICFETAQRFLDTLESVERQNISNTEKIKTLINLHIQTAMTDVTSITAFNDEWRHLNEPHLGEFKSIRKAYENRFKAIIKNGIENEEIKSIEPAVILYTILSSVRWIYDWYKPAEKSSLKALENDMKKILMSGITK; this is encoded by the coding sequence ATGATAAAATCGAAGAAAGAAGAGATTCAGATTGCAGCCGCCACACTTTTCAGAGACCGTGGATACGCTTCTACCTCTATGAGGGATCTCGCTGAAGCGGTAAACCTTAAAGCCTCCAGCTTATATAACCACATCAGCGGGAAGGAAGAAATTTTAAAAGATATTTGTTTTGAAACAGCCCAGCGTTTTTTGGATACATTGGAGTCGGTTGAGCGACAGAACATATCCAACACCGAAAAAATAAAAACCCTCATTAACCTGCACATCCAGACGGCTATGACAGATGTAACCTCCATCACTGCTTTCAACGATGAATGGCGTCATTTGAACGAACCCCACCTTGGTGAATTTAAAAGTATCCGAAAAGCCTATGAAAACCGATTTAAGGCCATTATCAAAAACGGAATTGAAAATGAAGAAATCAAATCGATAGAACCTGCAGTAATTCTATACACCATTCTTTCATCCGTGCGATGGATTTATGATTGGTACAAACCGGCAGAGAAATCCTCCCTTAAAGCCTTGGAAAATGATATGAAAAAAATATTAATGTCCGGCATCACGAAATAA
- a CDS encoding potassium channel protein: protein MSLRLAIWLMVAELILGIGGYIQLEGYTLREAFYMTIITISTVGFSEIRPLSPSGQMLTSVLILVNIGIFAYLLSVFSYYVIQGEIFKKMNYELIQKKISKLKNHVIICGYGKYGKEIALHLQQHSIPFVIIDQDVAIIEKMRLDRENLLYIHADATMDDTLQNAGIDRAEAIISALPDDSENVFIVITAKNMNPNINIISRASQIKSQKTLLLAGATHVIMPEQIGGYYMATLVSKPGAVEFFSFITRDKESDISFEELKYEDMPAGCRDISLRDMNIRKRTGGANVIGFINPNNSYVVNPSPDTILEPGSSYIVLGSDSQLKALKELLEDYTV from the coding sequence TTGAGCCTAAGATTAGCCATCTGGCTTATGGTTGCTGAATTGATCCTGGGAATTGGAGGTTATATTCAATTGGAAGGCTATACCCTGAGAGAAGCTTTTTACATGACCATCATTACCATTTCAACGGTAGGCTTTTCTGAAATCAGGCCATTAAGCCCCAGCGGCCAGATGTTAACCTCTGTTTTAATTCTTGTAAACATTGGTATTTTTGCCTACCTGCTTTCCGTTTTCAGTTATTACGTCATACAGGGTGAAATTTTTAAAAAGATGAATTACGAATTGATCCAGAAAAAAATCAGTAAACTTAAAAACCATGTCATCATTTGTGGCTACGGCAAATACGGCAAAGAAATAGCTCTACATTTACAGCAACATAGCATACCCTTTGTAATCATTGACCAGGATGTGGCTATAATTGAAAAAATGAGATTGGACCGCGAAAACCTCTTATACATCCATGCAGATGCAACCATGGATGATACGTTACAAAATGCGGGGATCGATCGCGCAGAAGCTATTATTTCAGCTTTACCAGATGATTCTGAAAATGTTTTTATCGTCATTACAGCCAAAAATATGAACCCAAATATCAACATCATCAGCCGGGCTTCACAAATAAAATCACAAAAGACATTATTACTCGCGGGCGCCACACACGTCATAATGCCAGAGCAGATTGGAGGTTATTATATGGCTACCTTGGTCAGTAAACCGGGGGCAGTGGAGTTTTTTAGTTTCATCACAAGAGATAAAGAATCAGACATCAGCTTCGAGGAATTGAAATATGAAGATATGCCCGCCGGATGCCGGGACATCTCCTTAAGAGATATGAATATCCGAAAAAGAACCGGTGGCGCCAATGTGATCGGTTTTATCAATCCAAACAACAGTTATGTCGTAAATCCGTCCCCTGACACGATTCTCGAACCTGGTTCCAGTTATATCGTTTTGGGAAGCGATTCTCAATTAAAAGCACTCAAAGAATTACTGGAGGATTATACTGTTTAA
- a CDS encoding gamma carbonic anhydrase family protein yields MALIKKVRGFEPQFGENCFLVENATIVGDVQMGNHCSVWFQAVIRGDVNSIRMGDNVNIQDGAVIHGTFEKFSTTIGNNVSIGHQAMVHGCTIKDNVLIGMGAIVLDNAVIEENCLIAAGALILENMVCESGGIYAGVPAKKVKSMNPGILKEKFETLAQSYIKYSGWYKEE; encoded by the coding sequence ATGGCTCTCATTAAAAAAGTTAGGGGTTTCGAACCCCAATTTGGTGAAAATTGCTTCCTTGTTGAAAATGCAACCATTGTAGGAGATGTTCAGATGGGCAACCACTGCAGCGTTTGGTTTCAGGCAGTGATTCGGGGAGATGTCAATAGCATTAGAATGGGTGACAATGTGAACATCCAGGATGGTGCAGTCATTCATGGCACTTTCGAAAAATTCTCTACCACTATCGGGAATAACGTTTCTATCGGCCACCAGGCCATGGTACACGGCTGTACCATAAAGGATAATGTACTCATAGGTATGGGCGCAATCGTTTTGGACAATGCCGTGATCGAAGAAAATTGTCTGATCGCAGCCGGTGCCCTTATCCTTGAAAATATGGTGTGTGAGTCGGGAGGAATTTACGCGGGGGTTCCGGCAAAAAAAGTTAAATCAATGAACCCTGGAATCCTCAAAGAAAAATTTGAAACCTTGGCGCAAAGTTACATCAAATATTCAGGCTGGTACAAAGAGGAATAA
- the upp gene encoding uracil phosphoribosyltransferase, producing MIINLSEQNSVVFKFLNELRDKSLQQDSMRFRRNLERLGEIFAYEISKTLNYVDHEVETPLGIAQSRKSNDRIILATILRAGLPMHNGLLNYFDEAGSAFISAYRRHRKDGSFDIKAGYITCPDLDGSTLILIDPMLATGASMKVVLKSLRDYGTPEVIHIVTAIASVDGINYLRGQFPDITIWVGAIDEELTGKSYIVPGLGDAGDLCYGAKLQE from the coding sequence ATGATAATCAATCTTAGCGAGCAAAATAGTGTGGTATTCAAGTTCCTCAATGAATTGAGGGATAAAAGCCTCCAGCAGGACAGTATGCGTTTCAGGCGGAACCTCGAAAGACTGGGAGAGATTTTTGCCTATGAAATAAGCAAGACCCTGAATTATGTCGATCACGAGGTTGAAACGCCTCTGGGTATTGCCCAATCCCGGAAATCCAATGATCGTATCATTTTGGCCACTATTCTAAGGGCCGGTTTGCCCATGCATAACGGTTTGCTCAATTATTTTGATGAGGCGGGGAGTGCTTTTATTTCTGCTTATCGCCGGCATCGCAAGGACGGTTCTTTTGACATCAAGGCCGGATACATTACTTGTCCTGATCTGGACGGGTCAACCTTAATCCTGATTGACCCCATGTTGGCAACCGGCGCTTCAATGAAGGTTGTTTTAAAATCCTTAAGAGACTACGGAACTCCTGAAGTCATACATATTGTCACGGCTATCGCATCTGTAGATGGTATAAATTATCTTCGCGGGCAATTTCCTGATATTACCATTTGGGTAGGGGCCATAGATGAAGAGTTAACAGGAAAGTCTTATATCGTTCCAGGGCTTGGGGATGCGGGGGATCTTTGTTATGGTGCTAAATTACAAGAGTGA
- a CDS encoding polysaccharide deacetylase family protein, protein MSSFMECLVYTTGIAPRLTYTMEVLLGQLLGLNFRFTGNSDEFRSFQGSGLNYSSQRLSAREIFIPSSGFLFENTIRPVDLKVEKMDEIPRFFILDTPGADIDFDLPAMIFFLLSRYEEYLPFNADVHGRFTAGESLASRNGFLHLPLVNIWAKYLRELFMLKFPGLELQAPEYYFQPTYDVDMAWAFQHKGWRSVGGWAKDALGFKTQMLDSRLKVWLGREEDPFFTFERLKVLHKHYNLTPLWFFLMGEHGPFDKSISWKNHIFQELIRNIGPRETIGIHPSYASNDDYKKMEAEILRLAIIKKSAVENSRQHYLKLSFPTTYRSLIQAGVKADYTMGFAEDIGFRAGMASPFFWYDLERETATSLLIYPFQVMDVTLKNYMKLTPDQAVDEVYSLVQQVRKYGGTFTTLWHNSSFSAIHGWKGWEDAYRKIVKICL, encoded by the coding sequence TTGTCGTCATTTATGGAATGTCTTGTTTATACCACTGGAATTGCACCGAGATTGACCTACACCATGGAGGTTCTTTTAGGGCAATTGTTAGGGTTGAATTTTCGGTTCACAGGAAACAGCGATGAATTCAGGTCTTTTCAAGGGAGTGGTTTGAATTATAGTAGTCAAAGACTTTCAGCGCGGGAAATATTCATTCCGTCATCAGGATTCCTTTTCGAGAATACGATCCGGCCGGTGGATTTGAAGGTTGAAAAAATGGATGAAATTCCACGGTTTTTTATTTTAGATACCCCTGGTGCGGATATAGATTTCGATCTGCCTGCCATGATTTTCTTTTTGCTGAGCCGTTATGAGGAATATCTGCCATTTAATGCAGATGTCCATGGTCGATTTACTGCCGGGGAAAGCCTTGCTTCCAGAAATGGATTTTTACATTTACCCCTTGTCAATATTTGGGCAAAATATCTTCGGGAACTATTCATGTTGAAGTTCCCGGGGCTGGAATTACAGGCCCCGGAATATTATTTTCAGCCTACTTACGATGTTGATATGGCCTGGGCCTTCCAACACAAGGGGTGGCGTTCTGTTGGTGGATGGGCTAAAGATGCTCTTGGTTTTAAAACCCAAATGTTGGACTCCCGCTTAAAGGTATGGCTGGGAAGAGAGGAGGATCCTTTTTTTACTTTTGAAAGATTAAAAGTATTGCACAAGCATTATAATTTGACTCCTCTTTGGTTCTTTTTAATGGGAGAGCATGGTCCTTTTGATAAAAGTATTTCCTGGAAAAACCATATTTTCCAGGAACTCATTAGAAACATTGGCCCCAGGGAAACCATCGGCATCCATCCATCTTACGCTTCGAACGACGATTATAAAAAAATGGAAGCGGAAATCCTGAGGTTGGCTATCATCAAGAAAAGTGCTGTTGAAAACAGCAGGCAACATTACCTGAAACTTTCGTTTCCAACAACTTACAGGTCTTTGATTCAGGCTGGCGTTAAAGCGGATTACACCATGGGTTTTGCCGAAGATATAGGCTTTAGGGCCGGGATGGCCAGTCCCTTTTTCTGGTATGACCTGGAAAGGGAAACCGCCACCTCTCTTCTTATTTATCCATTTCAGGTAATGGATGTTACTTTGAAAAATTATATGAAATTAACACCAGACCAGGCTGTTGATGAAGTTTATTCCCTGGTGCAGCAGGTGAGAAAATATGGCGGCACCTTTACCACTTTGTGGCACAACAGTTCTTTTTCAGCTATTCATGGATGGAAAGGTTGGGAAGATGCTTACCGGAAAATCGTCAAAATATGCCTTTAG
- a CDS encoding glycosyltransferase: MPILGAIVFIIYTVALGYITIYCLFQFNLLYHYKRGHAKDAANASALTAAQNKIESRKMVMAGEDQIETESAEAGDFDYPFVTVQLPIFNEMYVVERLIDTVAEFDYPHDRLEIQVLDDSTDETVEITRNKVNEYKAKGLDIVHITRSDRKGFKAGALKAATQVAKGEFIAIFDADFLPKTDFLKTTIPYFDDEKVGVVQTRWEHINGNYSLITRLQALQLNVHFTVEQKGRMVGEHMLQFNGTAGVWRRKAIEDAGGWEADTLTEDLDLSIRAQLRGWKIHFLEEVVSPAELPVEMNSLKSQQFRWMKGGAETAKKMLPTIWRSSMPFPEKIHTTVHLLASSIFVFVFIIGVFSVPLLYFLGDIFNAGISKNFFGIFLAGFLSVIAVYYVANVQADVHKGISPLKQIVNFVLLFPLFLSLSMGLSLHNSIAVIQGFMGKKSPFVRTPKFNIKDIADTVKSKKYVNAKLSWTTVFEGLLALYFLGAMILGLYLQNTTFFFFHLMLFIGYGGIFFFTVKHLRVAG; this comes from the coding sequence ATGCCAATATTAGGAGCAATAGTTTTCATTATTTACACGGTAGCGTTGGGTTACATTACGATCTACTGTCTTTTTCAGTTCAATTTGCTTTATCATTACAAGAGAGGGCATGCAAAAGATGCTGCTAATGCTTCAGCACTTACCGCTGCTCAAAATAAAATTGAATCCAGAAAAATGGTTATGGCCGGCGAAGACCAGATAGAAACGGAATCCGCTGAAGCCGGGGATTTTGATTATCCCTTCGTCACGGTTCAGTTGCCCATTTTCAACGAGATGTATGTGGTGGAGCGGTTGATTGATACTGTTGCGGAATTTGATTATCCGCATGACCGTCTTGAAATTCAGGTGTTGGATGATTCTACTGATGAAACAGTCGAGATTACCCGAAATAAAGTAAATGAATATAAAGCGAAAGGGTTGGACATTGTCCATATTACCCGGTCCGATCGCAAGGGGTTTAAAGCAGGAGCTTTAAAGGCAGCCACCCAGGTGGCCAAAGGCGAATTTATTGCTATCTTTGATGCAGATTTTCTTCCCAAAACCGACTTTTTAAAAACCACTATTCCTTATTTCGATGATGAAAAAGTGGGCGTGGTTCAAACCCGTTGGGAGCATATCAATGGCAACTATTCTCTGATTACTCGTTTGCAGGCTTTGCAGTTGAACGTTCACTTTACGGTGGAACAGAAAGGTCGCATGGTGGGAGAACATATGTTGCAGTTTAACGGCACGGCCGGAGTCTGGAGAAGGAAAGCCATTGAAGATGCCGGAGGATGGGAAGCGGACACACTCACTGAAGATCTTGACCTCAGCATACGGGCCCAACTTAGGGGCTGGAAGATTCATTTCCTGGAAGAAGTTGTTTCACCGGCAGAACTTCCCGTTGAGATGAACAGCCTTAAATCTCAACAATTCCGCTGGATGAAAGGCGGGGCTGAAACGGCCAAAAAAATGCTGCCTACCATTTGGAGATCATCTATGCCTTTCCCGGAAAAGATCCACACGACGGTTCACTTGCTGGCCAGTTCCATTTTTGTTTTTGTATTTATCATCGGCGTGTTCAGTGTACCTTTATTATATTTCCTGGGGGATATTTTCAATGCAGGAATCAGTAAAAATTTCTTCGGTATTTTCCTGGCAGGATTCCTTTCTGTCATTGCTGTTTATTATGTAGCCAATGTTCAGGCAGACGTTCATAAAGGGATAAGCCCCTTAAAGCAAATAGTGAATTTTGTTTTGCTTTTTCCCTTATTTCTGAGTCTTTCAATGGGCTTGTCCCTTCATAATTCCATCGCGGTGATCCAGGGTTTTATGGGCAAAAAATCTCCTTTTGTAAGAACCCCGAAATTCAACATTAAAGATATTGCTGATACGGTAAAAAGCAAGAAGTACGTCAATGCCAAACTTTCGTGGACCACAGTATTTGAAGGACTACTGGCCCTATATTTCCTGGGGGCGATGATTTTAGGCCTCTACCTGCAGAATACGACTTTTTTCTTTTTCCACCTGATGTTGTTTATTGGGTACGGCGGTATCTTTTTCTTCACCGTCAAACATTTGCGGGTCGCAGGGTAG
- a CDS encoding glycosyltransferase family 2 protein: MEPPKVDVIIPAYNEEDSIGKVIADIPKNLVRDILVCNNGSTDKTAEVAAGAGAIVLDQPLKGYGSACLKGIAYLKRKDLNDQPDIVVFLDGDYSDHPEEMPELIIPIVNNNFDLVIGSRTLGSLEKGAMMPQQIFGNWLATTLIRFFYNYKFTDLGPFRAVKWTSLLQMEMADPNFGWTVEMQVKAAKLKLKSTEIPVTYRRRIGVSKVSGTVKGTILAGFKILWTIFKLF; this comes from the coding sequence TTGGAACCACCCAAAGTGGATGTGATCATCCCTGCTTACAATGAGGAGGATTCAATAGGGAAGGTGATTGCCGATATTCCAAAAAACCTGGTGAGGGACATTTTGGTATGTAATAATGGCAGCACCGATAAAACTGCAGAGGTGGCCGCAGGTGCCGGGGCAATCGTTTTGGACCAGCCGCTAAAGGGTTATGGCAGTGCCTGTTTGAAGGGAATAGCGTATTTGAAAAGAAAAGATCTTAACGATCAACCCGACATAGTCGTATTTCTGGATGGGGACTATTCCGATCATCCGGAAGAAATGCCCGAATTGATCATCCCGATTGTCAATAATAATTTTGATCTCGTAATAGGTTCCAGAACACTTGGTAGTCTTGAAAAAGGAGCCATGATGCCTCAACAAATTTTTGGAAATTGGCTGGCAACTACACTTATCCGTTTTTTTTATAACTACAAATTTACAGACCTGGGCCCCTTCAGGGCTGTGAAATGGACCAGTTTACTGCAAATGGAAATGGCCGATCCAAACTTTGGATGGACCGTTGAGATGCAGGTGAAGGCTGCCAAATTGAAGCTAAAAAGCACAGAAATACCCGTTACTTACAGGAGACGCATTGGTGTTTCCAAAGTTTCCGGGACAGTAAAAGGAACGATTCTCGCAGGGTTTAAAATTTTATGGACCATTTTTAAATTATTTTAA
- the era gene encoding GTPase Era, which yields MHRSGFINIVGRPNVGKSTLTNALVGERMSIITNKPQTTRHRIMGILSGDDFQMVFSDTPGVIKDPAYRMQKAMNSSVQSTFEDSDIMLFVTDMLEEYEASDPFLERLKKVEVPLFLIINKVDVSTSDKVAEKIKWWNEQVEFTETIPIAALHKQNTDTLFDLLLENLPEGPVYYPKDQLTDRPERFFVSEIIREKILLLYEQEVPYSCEVIVTSFKETQTNSGEDLVRIAADIYVARKTQKAIIIGKAGSAIKKLGTEARKDLEVFLQQKVFLELFVKIKENWRDDDQMLKRFGY from the coding sequence ATGCACAGATCAGGATTTATAAATATCGTAGGCCGTCCGAATGTTGGAAAATCAACCCTGACCAATGCCCTGGTGGGGGAGCGGATGTCTATTATTACCAACAAACCCCAGACCACCCGTCACCGGATCATGGGTATTTTGAGCGGGGACGATTTTCAAATGGTCTTCTCAGATACCCCCGGGGTGATCAAAGACCCAGCTTACCGGATGCAAAAAGCCATGAATAGTTCTGTGCAATCCACTTTTGAAGATTCAGACATTATGCTTTTTGTTACTGATATGCTGGAGGAATATGAGGCTAGTGACCCTTTTCTTGAAAGGCTAAAAAAAGTTGAGGTACCTTTGTTTCTGATCATCAATAAAGTCGATGTTTCCACTTCGGACAAGGTGGCTGAGAAAATAAAGTGGTGGAATGAGCAGGTTGAATTTACGGAAACAATACCTATCGCAGCCCTGCACAAACAAAATACAGATACTTTATTTGACCTCTTGTTGGAAAATTTGCCTGAAGGACCGGTTTATTATCCTAAAGATCAGCTCACCGATCGGCCGGAACGCTTTTTCGTCAGCGAGATTATCCGTGAAAAAATATTACTCCTTTACGAGCAGGAAGTTCCCTATTCCTGTGAGGTGATCGTTACTTCGTTCAAAGAGACTCAAACCAATAGCGGCGAGGACCTGGTCAGAATTGCCGCTGACATATACGTAGCCAGAAAGACACAAAAGGCCATCATCATCGGAAAAGCCGGGAGCGCCATCAAAAAACTCGGCACGGAGGCACGAAAAGACCTCGAAGTTTTCCTTCAGCAAAAAGTATTCCTCGAACTTTTTGTGAAAATCAAAGAAAACTGGCGCGATGATGACCAGATGCTTAAACGATTTGGGTATTGA
- the dnaK gene encoding molecular chaperone DnaK, with protein MSKIIGIDLGTTNSCVSVMEGNDPVVIPNDEGGRTTPSVVAFLDNGERKIGAPAKRQAITNPTRTVSSIKRFIGTRYSEVAEEAKNTAFKVVKGENDTIRVDIDGRLYTPQEISAMILQKMKKTAEDFLGYEVTEAVVTVPAYFNDSQRQATKEAGEIAGLTVKRIINEPTAAALAYGLDKSHKDMTIAVFDLGGGTFDISVLELGDGVFEVKSTNGDTHLGGDDFDRVIIDWMADEFKSQERIDLRKDPMALQRIKDAAEKAKIELSSAMETEINLPYVTAVDGVPKHLVMKLSRAKFEQLADNLIRRTIAPCEAALKDADLSKNDIDEIILVGGSTRIPKVQEAVEQFFGKKPSKGVNPDEVVAVGASIQGGVLSGDVKDVLLLDVTPLSMGIETMGGVYDVIIEANSTIPTKKMKVYSTAADNQPSVEIHILQGERPMAQDNRTVGRFILDGIPPAPRGLPQIEVAFDIDANGILNVSAKDKGTNKEQSIRIEASTGLSKEEIAKMKAEAEANADTDRKAREKVDKINQADALIFQTEKQIKEYGDKIPADKKGAIESALAELKEAHKMQDLDKIESSSKSLNDAWQAASQDMYQATQDGAAGAGPQSNAGGADDTASKGGNAGEDVTDVEYEEVDDKN; from the coding sequence ATGAGCAAAATTATAGGCATCGATTTGGGAACGACGAATTCCTGCGTTTCGGTAATGGAAGGAAACGATCCCGTGGTCATTCCTAATGATGAAGGAGGAAGAACGACTCCGTCCGTAGTCGCTTTTTTAGATAATGGCGAACGTAAAATCGGAGCTCCAGCCAAGAGGCAGGCGATTACCAATCCGACCCGTACGGTTTCATCCATCAAACGATTTATTGGAACACGTTATTCAGAAGTAGCGGAAGAAGCCAAAAATACTGCTTTCAAAGTGGTCAAAGGGGAAAATGATACCATCCGCGTAGATATTGATGGCAGATTGTATACTCCTCAGGAAATCTCTGCAATGATATTGCAGAAAATGAAAAAAACCGCAGAAGATTTTCTCGGATATGAAGTCACGGAAGCAGTGGTTACCGTTCCTGCCTACTTTAACGATTCTCAGCGTCAGGCTACAAAAGAAGCTGGTGAGATCGCAGGACTTACTGTAAAAAGGATCATCAATGAGCCTACGGCAGCTGCCCTAGCTTATGGATTGGATAAATCCCATAAAGATATGACCATTGCGGTCTTCGACCTTGGTGGTGGAACTTTTGATATCTCCGTCCTGGAATTGGGTGATGGCGTTTTTGAAGTAAAATCTACCAATGGAGACACACACCTCGGTGGTGATGACTTCGACCGTGTGATCATTGACTGGATGGCAGATGAGTTCAAATCACAGGAGCGTATTGATTTGCGTAAAGACCCTATGGCACTTCAACGCATCAAGGATGCTGCCGAAAAAGCGAAGATCGAGTTGTCTTCCGCTATGGAAACTGAGATCAATCTGCCTTACGTGACCGCTGTTGACGGAGTGCCTAAACACCTCGTGATGAAACTCTCACGTGCGAAATTTGAACAATTGGCCGACAACCTGATCCGCAGAACCATTGCTCCTTGTGAGGCCGCTCTCAAAGATGCAGACCTCAGCAAAAACGATATAGACGAGATCATTTTGGTAGGTGGATCAACACGTATCCCTAAGGTACAGGAAGCTGTTGAACAGTTCTTCGGTAAAAAACCAAGCAAAGGGGTGAACCCTGATGAAGTGGTTGCTGTGGGCGCTTCTATCCAGGGAGGAGTACTGAGTGGTGATGTAAAAGACGTTCTCTTGCTGGACGTTACGCCTCTCTCAATGGGAATCGAAACCATGGGTGGGGTGTATGATGTGATCATTGAGGCCAACTCGACGATCCCGACCAAGAAAATGAAAGTTTACTCCACTGCGGCAGACAATCAGCCTTCCGTTGAGATTCATATTCTCCAGGGAGAACGTCCCATGGCTCAGGATAACAGAACGGTAGGCCGTTTCATCCTGGACGGAATTCCACCGGCACCAAGAGGGCTTCCACAGATCGAAGTTGCTTTCGATATCGACGCTAATGGTATTCTTAATGTATCTGCAAAAGATAAAGGAACCAATAAAGAACAGAGCATCCGCATCGAAGCTTCAACAGGTCTCTCCAAGGAAGAAATCGCCAAGATGAAGGCTGAAGCTGAAGCCAATGCGGATACCGACAGAAAGGCAAGGGAAAAAGTGGACAAGATCAACCAGGCTGACGCTTTGATTTTTCAAACGGAAAAACAGATCAAAGAATACGGTGACAAGATTCCGGCCGATAAAAAAGGTGCTATTGAATCAGCCCTTGCTGAACTGAAGGAGGCTCACAAGATGCAGGATCTGGATAAAATTGAAAGCTCAAGCAAATCGTTGAATGATGCATGGCAGGCAGCAAGTCAGGACATGTACCAGGCCACACAGGATGGTGCTGCCGGTGCCGGACCACAATCTAATGCAGGCGGAGCTGATGACACCGCTTCAAAAGGCGGAAATGCCGGAGAAGATGTAACCGATGTGGAATACGAAGAAGTGGATGATAAAAACTAA
- a CDS encoding sigma-70 family RNA polymerase sigma factor, with amino-acid sequence MFGKREPSEAELIKGCVGNDRRYQEILYKKYFPAMMRMCMRYTKDQEIALEIINTGFLRVFQKVDTYAFKGSFEGWIRRLVFHSLADYFKKESRTIKFLDINEKDGPASDNVLNKLYYEDIIALIDHLSGSTREVFWLFAVEGFSHVEIGEKLDISAGTSKWYLSEARKKLKSLLETQLNIKHHAG; translated from the coding sequence ATGTTTGGTAAAAGGGAACCATCAGAGGCAGAACTCATCAAAGGCTGCGTCGGGAATGACCGACGTTACCAGGAGATACTTTACAAGAAGTACTTTCCTGCCATGATGCGTATGTGTATGAGATATACCAAAGATCAGGAAATTGCGCTCGAAATCATCAACACAGGTTTTCTGAGGGTTTTCCAGAAAGTGGATACCTATGCTTTCAAGGGCTCTTTCGAAGGGTGGATACGCAGGCTGGTTTTTCATAGCCTAGCCGACTATTTTAAAAAAGAATCCAGAACCATAAAGTTTTTGGATATCAACGAAAAAGATGGACCCGCCAGTGATAATGTTTTAAACAAACTTTATTACGAGGACATCATTGCCCTGATCGATCATTTATCAGGATCAACCAGGGAAGTTTTTTGGCTTTTCGCCGTGGAAGGATTCTCCCATGTAGAGATCGGAGAAAAACTGGACATCAGTGCCGGTACTTCCAAGTGGTATCTGTCGGAAGCGAGGAAAAAACTGAAATCTTTATTAGAAACGCAACTCAATATTAAACATCATGCGGGATAA